The DNA sequence GAGCTTTACATTTCCCCATTCATTCATATGCAGAGACTCCACTGGGGTGCATAAGAAAGAGCTGCCATTCATCAGCCTGAACAAAACACTCactgtgtctcacacacactttttttctgcctcGATTTTAgagtgacaaaatgtgatattgataATGCTGATATTCACAGCTAATAATACTGAGCTTTTATTAAAAGGCTTAGTtagtttttgtaaataaaagatGATCTCGCAATGCCAAAACTAAGTCAAAGTTTACCAAGACACCAAGTACATGGTATGACCCAAATAAACGCATCTTGAAAAATAATGCATAAtaaaaagaggcaaaaaaatGCTGCTACCGTGGGTCATTTTATGTTGATGGCAGCATCCGTTTGCTATGAAATTGGTCTTAATAATCtgagtttaaatacatttttaaaggaaCCTAAAGAATCCAGCACAGTTTCAAAAAGAGGTCAAATCTGTGGCCAAACTGTAGATGCATCATTCAAGAAGATGAAAAAGGTTTCTAATATGGCAAACTGTCTTGAAAGCCACGTCATGAAGAGAATACAGTGTTGGTTATCGCTAGTGCAAAAACAACCTGTGTTAAAccttgtgtttaatgtatggTAACTAAATTGCAAGGCTTCGTTGTGTAACGCAGTGTTTATTCAAAAGGCATCTGACACTGAATCGTTCCTCTTTCCAGAATGTGAACATCCATCGTACAACTGAAGACGCCCTGCAGACCGTCCCTCCTCACCTCTGACTGCAGCAGTCGGACCTCTCGTTCTCTCGCTCCCTTTCGACGGACTCTTGTGGTCGTTTCACTTTCCCGGTCTGCACAGCCCGCTCACAGTGGTGCCCGTCTGGGTGATGATGTGCCTCCGTCTTGTCCTTCAACACCTCTGTAACCCTTATgttcatcttctttttcttttatttgatgGAGCTCAACCTGAACTTGTGTTTTGAGCATCAGTGTTCAAAGCTACACAGAGTGGCACTCAGCATAGCTGGGCCAGATTATTTATCTGGACCAAACTGTTGTCTTGCACAGAGGGGATTAAAAATGTAGCTCACAGCATATTCTTATTCCTATTTGTTACTATATTCAGTATGGTTACAGTGTGTTGATATTGTGCAGCAGTAAAATTAACACTCAACATGTTTGAAGTACTTACCATGTGGCTTCATCAATGATCTTTGTGCTACATGTTTTGACATGTTACTGTATAGTGCAATCCCTGTTATGTGAATTTAGCGATTAAGTGCAATTTGAAAGTTACAAACCTACATGGAAAACAATACTATAAAGCTTACTATTTTGACTATTATGTGGTGATTCAATGAAGGAGTGAATGGATGGACTGGGCGACGGCTGATGATTCTACACAGACCTATGATAAAATCTGAATTTCTTTTTGTGAAGAACGCATTCTGGCACACGAGGTATTGGAAATGCAAAAATGCAATATTAGCTCAAAGCTGTAGGCGTTTATATGGGTCATGACTTCAAAATGTACGTCCCAGCTTCATTGTTATGCTATTGTTTTGTATAAGCCAACCTGTTGTCATCTCTTGTCATTGTGAGTTTAattattattagggctgcactAATATTTTCGATAATTTTTCTATTAATCTGCCAGTACTTTCTCAAATACTCGATTGATTTGTCAGTCTataaaaaagtctgaaaataatGAATGGGCATCACATTTTCTCAGAGCATGTTGACCTATTCAACAATGTTGTTTTGTCTTACCAACTGCCTTAAACCCAAATATATCCAGTATATTATCTCCagcaaatattaacatttgaaaagtaaaaaaaaaaattgatttctgtttgaatgaatgaattctgTTGAtgaactaattgtttcagctgttATTTAGTGAGATCATGTGGAGGGTGCTGGTCAGATGGATAGGCTGGCTAATAATGGGACTGGTGGACTGGTCCAATCAGATGGTGCCAGCTGATGGAGGTTGGACGGGCCTCTTTTGTCTCACGTGGGTTCCCTGAGATAAGGAACTGGTGGAGCACGAGGAAGTGCAGGCTGCACGGTCAGAACTCAACAGGTGAACTGGCACGGTGTAAATATTTGATCATGAGCAGGAAGTGTCCAGGAGACCACTTTATCTGTTATGTTTATCTTGCCATTTTCATCAATCATAATTATGCCACACAATCCAAAAGTGGTTGATTAAATAACAAGGGTTAGCATTATATTAAAGGTGAAGAGCTTGAGAACAGTATTATACCAGAAGTCCCATAACCCCAGCATTCGTGTTGAACACACACTACAAACAAGTGTCTGTGAATTATGTCCTTATGTCTACAACTAAAATGGTTCACACACAGCCTGCAGCATGAAGGTATTACTTCCCCTTCCTCAAATAACACAGGAACTGTGTATAAGGTGAGATGTGGCCAAAATGCTGACTGAAAACAACTTCCTCAGAAGCAGAACATAACCATGTATAGGTACAGCAGCGGCACAAACGCTCACCATGAATGACACAGAAGTTAATTAGGAATACCAACGGTATAAAACAACTGAGTTTTATTATCTTTCATTATTTTCATACATGTGTTTTGGTGGCTTCTTCACGGACAGCTCTCGCTCCATGTCAGTGATGAAAAGCCACGCAGACCACTTTCCACAAACACGGGTTTCCTGAACAGGGACAGTTTGAAGACAAATTTGAAAACGACAATGATAGAACACGCAGACTcttacacaaaatacaaaaacctggCTGTTTTATTTGCAACAACACGTTCTCACTGCCCCTGTATTCATGGCTATCAACTGGTTTAATACTTTAAGGACCCGCCTTTGTTTGGGGATTTGTTCTAAGTGGCAGAAAATGAAACTGgtcaatatttcattatatacaGTCATTGATATTCATGAGTACAGGGAAATACTCGAGATGGGTGCAAAGGGTGTCATCGCCGGATTAGTCATCTTCCTCTCATCTCCTTGCTGATTGGCTGCTTACTCCACTTTTGTGCTGATTGGCCCTTGGAGCCTTTTATAGGCTTGTGTGGGACCAACACCGTCATCAGAACTGTGGAGAGAGAAAAGTCAAATTATTTTCCATGTAAGCATTTCTGTCAACAATTTTTACAACAATGAAAATGTGTATATGATTACAGCTATGAGTCTGACTGTAAtatacagaaagaaaaaaaaaaaactacaatagCCAAATTTTAGCCATAAAAACCAAATCTCTTACGTTCTTGAGGAATTCCTCAGCGACGATACGGGCCCTGGCATTAACGGACAGTTTCATCTCGCTGATCTCCTTGTCGATCTCCTCCATGAAGTGGATGACAAAGTCCACCAGCTTGTGTTTGTACATCTGCTCCGTGTGGAAGTTGGTGATCAAGAAGCTAATATCGTATCCCTGAAATCACAGTGCAAGGGAGGAAATGAGAAAGAAGTGAGTCAGAGAGACCGGTCAACACGTTAAAAattcgagaaaaaaaaaatagaacttCATGGGAATATACATTGTAAATAATGAGGTATTTTCTGTTTGGACATATTTTCTACAACATCTGTGCATGAAGAGCCCTATATTCTTTGCCATTCAAAAAGTTCACACTTTTCCTCGTTTTCTTCCTGTATATTGAttcctgtttttcactttcactttctttAATTCTAGTATACAAAACCCAGATTACCTGTCCATCACTGTCTCTCATACTTCTCTTACCTCTACTGGTTTCCTCCTGAGAATGAAGAAGTTCTCTGCTCTCATCATCATGAAGCGCATGAACTTGTGGCACAGGATCTTTTCAATCTCATCAGCCTGTAGtgaagaagttttttttttttttatgccgtTAAGACTGTGAAAGAAAATTAGGAAATGTGCATAGATCCATAACCAAAAACAGTCTGCTGTTTTTAATTACCGCTCAATgatgttttttgcccccaactgctctttcc is a window from the Perca flavescens isolate YP-PL-M2 chromosome 4, PFLA_1.0, whole genome shotgun sequence genome containing:
- the LOC114554201 gene encoding actin-related protein 2/3 complex subunit 4; the protein is MTATLRPYLNAVRATLQAALCLENFSSQVVERHNKPEVEVRSSKELLLQPVVISRNDKERVLIEGSINSVRVSIAVKQADEIEKILCHKFMRFMMMRAENFFILRRKPVEGYDISFLITNFHTEQMYKHKLVDFVIHFMEEIDKEISEMKLSVNARARIVAEEFLKNF